Within Atribacteraceae bacterium, the genomic segment ACTCTTGTAGCTCAAAACAGCCTTTTCCGGGGCCCACCTTTCTTTTTCGACACTGGTACGAATCACGTAAAACCCATCCAGCGCTGCCTCTGCCGCGATACTCTCTTCGTTGCGTTTGTAGGAGAATCTCCCCTCCCCTCGCCGACAGTGAACTTAAGAACGGATACTGCTAAAAAATCCAGTATTCATGGGACTTTTAGCCAACATGGCCTGGGAGCTTCGGTTTAATTATAGCGTATACAGAGGGGGAATTGAGGAGGCTAATAATAAACAAAAAAAGCCTACAAAAGGCTTAAAGTTGACTATCCTGAATGGGGATTAGATTATTCTTGCGTTTTTCTCCTGTCTACGCTAAAATTTTAGGGAGTTGAGGTTTACTAAAAAAAGGAGGTTTAAATATGTTAAAAGAATTCAAAGAATTCGCTTTAAAAGGTAGCATCATAGATCTTGCAGTGGCCGTGATTATTGGCGCAGCATTTGGGAAAATAATCACATCGCTGGTCAATGATTTACTGATGCCAGTGACAAGTATTTTTTTAGGAGGCATCAGTTTTACGGACTTGAAATATGTCATTACACCCGCAAGCGGAGATGTTGCAGAAGTAGCTCTTCGGTATGGCGTATTCATTCAATCGATGGTCGACTTTTTGATTATTGCTTTTTCCATTTTTATGATTATAAAAATGATTACATCTATAAAGAAAAAGGAACCTGTGGCAGAGCCTGCTCCTGTAGTACCAAGCAATGAAGAACTTCTACTAGTAGAAATCCGCGATTTACTCAAAACAAAGCAGATTTAAAATTATTATTACTATATATTCAATTCTTACCAAGAGGGAGCAGAAATCCTGCTCCCTCTTGGCTATTGATTTAAGAGCAGGACTCATGTATACAACATTTTCATAGATTAATTCAATATTGCAGGATTTAGGCCAGATATGAACTTACGGAAGTACAGTCGTCAAATTTATTGTTTAGTCCGAAGTTCCCAGGAAACTCGTAAATAAATGCTTTTGTAGCAGGCATTTAGCCCACTTCACAGGGGATTTTTCCGTCTACTGCTTTTCCGGTTCATCTTCAGACCTACGAGTTCAAAAGCTTTTCCCTGAGTCCGGTTGGGTGTAGTGATAAGAGCAAATGGCGGGGTCTTAAGCATTGCCGGCACCCGAGCATCAAAGCACACTACCATGGCCAATTCAGACAGCAGCGTCTGGAAACTGTGGACGGATACTCGTCCTCGAAAAGTAGGCTCCGCCAGGCCTCCCGTAAATGCCACTCCGTGTAATAAGCCAGCATACACAGAAAGATATGGGCTCGCACCCGGTCTTCTGCGCGGTGGTGGATCGGTCTGATCTTTAAATCGACTCCCTTGAGGGTCCGAAAAGCCCTCTCTGCCCGGGATAGACTCTTGTAGCTCAAAACAGCCTTTTCCGGGGCCCACCTTTCTTTTTCGACACTGGTACGAATCACGTAAAACCCATCCAGCGCTGCCTCTGCCGCGATACTCTCTTCGTTGCGTTTGTAGGAGAATATTCCCTCGCCGACAGTGAACTTACTCAAGCTTTTATCGCTTTTCCCCAGTTTTCTTCACTCCACGATACATCCCTCTCCCGTTCAAGGCCAACCTTTTCAAACCTTAAACCTACCACAGCTTTCCCCCCGTTGCGGGATCGACTCCCGAGCGAATCATCAAGGGAGCCAGATGATTGGTAGGACCAAAACCCTGACCCAGATCCAAAGCATAGGTGATCACCGTTGTCAGATATTCGCGGGCGGTGGTTATCGCTTCGGGTAATTCATATCCCAGGGCAAACAGGGCACACAGGGCGGCTGAATAGGTACATCCCGTGCCATGGGTGTTATGAGTGGGAATGCGCTTCCCCGAATAGAGAATACTTCGGGTCCCATCGAACAATACATCCACCAGATCTTTCCCAGGCAGGTGACCCCCTTTCAGAAGGACATTGGCCGCCCCCCGGCGATGAAGCACTCGGCAGGCTTCCTCCATTTCCTCGACCTGTGTCAGGCTCAGACCGGTCATCACTTCGGCTTCTGCGAGATTGGGGGTGACCAGGTAGGCCAGGGGCAGCAGTCTTTCCTGCAAGGTGATCATCGCCTCTCTTTGCAAAAGCAATTTACCGCTCTTCGAAACCATAACCGGATCCACCACCAGGCGTTGTACCCGGTAGTATTGCATGAGATCAGCCACCACGCCGATTATTTCCGAACTGAAAAGCATTCCGGTTTTAACCGCATCCACCCCGATATCTTCCATCACCATTGCAATTTGTTCTTTAACCAATTCCGGAGAAAGAGGGAGTACCGTATTGACCGTTTGGGTGTTCTGGGCGGTCACCGCCGTGATCGCCGTCATCCCATACACCCCAAACGCACAAAACGTTTTGAGATCAGCCTGGATTCCCGCTCCCCCTCCCGAGTCAGAACCGGCAATGGTCAAGACTTTTTTCATGCTGCACGCTCCTGGAAAAAATCAACTGTTCTTTGTCTCCGCCTGGAAATGGTTCCATCCGGCCTGATCGGTCCGGTAATCCCGACCGTTCTTCCGCAGGGTCAACCGGTCTCCG encodes:
- a CDS encoding transposase; translation: MSKFTVGEGIFSYKRNEESIAAEAALDGFYVIRTSVEKERWAPEKAVLSYKSLSRAERAFRTLKGVDLKIRPIHHRAEDRVRAHIFLCMLAYYTEWHLREAWRSLLFEDEYPSTVSRRCCLNWPW
- the mscL gene encoding large-conductance mechanosensitive channel protein MscL; translation: MLKEFKEFALKGSIIDLAVAVIIGAAFGKIITSLVNDLLMPVTSIFLGGISFTDLKYVITPASGDVAEVALRYGVFIQSMVDFLIIAFSIFMIIKMITSIKKKEPVAEPAPVVPSNEELLLVEIRDLLKTKQI
- the thiD gene encoding bifunctional hydroxymethylpyrimidine kinase/phosphomethylpyrimidine kinase, with translation MKKVLTIAGSDSGGGAGIQADLKTFCAFGVYGMTAITAVTAQNTQTVNTVLPLSPELVKEQIAMVMEDIGVDAVKTGMLFSSEIIGVVADLMQYYRVQRLVVDPVMVSKSGKLLLQREAMITLQERLLPLAYLVTPNLAEAEVMTGLSLTQVEEMEEACRVLHRRGAANVLLKGGHLPGKDLVDVLFDGTRSILYSGKRIPTHNTHGTGCTYSAALCALFALGYELPEAITTAREYLTTVITYALDLGQGFGPTNHLAPLMIRSGVDPATGGKLW